ATGCCTCGGCCGATGCTGCCACGGCGCCGCCGATGACGATCAGGCGCGGGTCGAAGAAGGACGAAACAAGGGCCAGCACCCGGGCCATGCGCCGGGCGATACGGTCCAGGATTTCCTGTGCCACCGGATCGCCGTCGGCTGCTGCCTCGAAAACGTAGCGGGCCGACGCGCGGTTGGTTTTCGGCCCCACGAGGTCCCGGATCCGCCCGTCGTGCCCGTCTTTGAGGGCGGCACTGCCCCAGAGGCGGGCCAGTTTCGCGATGCCGTCCTCGTTGCCGACGCCCTGGACAAGTTCCAGCCCGCCCATCGCACCCGTTCCGCCGCGGGCGCCGTGCAGCAGCCTGCCGGCGTCGATAATTCCGCTGCCCAGGCGCTCGCCGGCGAGGATCACCGCGAGGTTTTTTTCACCCGCGCCAACACCGCGCCACCGTTCGGCAAGCGCCGCCAGCTTGGCATCATTCTCCACCAGCATCGGCCAGCCCCGGACCTCGCCGAATTCCCGCTGCAGGCCGAGGTCAAACAGGGGTGCCATGGGCTGGCCGGGAACGACGACGCCGTCGCCGGCCACCTGTGCGGCAACACCCGTCCCGACGCAGAACACCTTTGCCGAGGTGATGCCGGCGTCCTCAAGCGCCTTGTCCACCGCGTCCGTCAATATCCGCCGCCGGGCATCCGGCTGACCGCCGTGGCGGGGGAATTGGGCCTCCGCACCGCCGACGACGGTTCCGGCGAGGTCGGCAACCAGGACTCGGATAGTTGCGATGCCGACGTCGAGCCCCAGGACATAGCCGGCATTTTCATTGAACTCAAAGCG
This genomic interval from Arthrobacter sunyaminii contains the following:
- a CDS encoding ROK family transcriptional regulator, producing MDPSANTPQLLRRTNLRAVLEVLRSASSVTGTDLIEATGLTRATVIAVCDDLVARGWAREADSPRAEGQKGRPARRFEFNENAGYVLGLDVGIATIRVLVADLAGTVVGGAEAQFPRHGGQPDARRRILTDAVDKALEDAGITSAKVFCVGTGVAAQVAGDGVVVPGQPMAPLFDLGLQREFGEVRGWPMLVENDAKLAALAERWRGVGAGEKNLAVILAGERLGSGIIDAGRLLHGARGGTGAMGGLELVQGVGNEDGIAKLARLWGSAALKDGHDGRIRDLVGPKTNRASARYVFEAAADGDPVAQEILDRIARRMARVLALVSSFFDPRLIVIGGAVAASAEALLPAMTRELAGYVAEPPRLAVSNMGKLLVPTGALRLALDYVEEHLLELVPQVRRPG